Sequence from the Thermocoleostomius sinensis A174 genome:
ACCTGTTGTGGTGTGAATAGGTAATAATGACTAGTCGGAATCAAATGTTAACTACCGTGCCTGAATCCTCTGGGTTTTCAACCAACTTAATAAGCGAATCTACCAACCAAAATGCTGTGACTAGCGTTGATTTAAACGTTAAAGAGTCTAATCAGCCTGGAGAGCGTTCTCCCTCCAATCAGTCTAAAAAGCTTCCCTATCAAGCAAACCACCAGGTTGAGCTACTCCATCTCCAAGCTGAGCTTGATGCTCTCTTTCAACAGCTACAATCTCTTAAACAGCAGCGACAGTCTTCAGCTGCTTCCGAATGTGAAGCGATCGAGACTCCTGTCTTAGTTTGAGAACAAAGAGTCTGAGAATAGAGAGTCTGGGAAGAGCAAGTTTAAGCAATCGGTTTTGGTAAGAGTTTTTTGAGAATAAGCTTGTCTCTGCTTGAGAGCCTGCCCCTAAACTTGGAGGTAGGCTCTTAATTGCTTTTGGGACTGTGCTTTTGGGACTGACGCAGTTCAGCACATTTTGCCCCTCCTAGCTTGCTACGTTTGGGGAAAGCTGAATTGAACTTCCCAACCTGGGAAGAGTGAAGGGACAAGTGTATCAGCCCTGACGCTAAGACTCTGCCTGTTCTAATTCACTATCTCTATCCTTCGTTTTCAATTAGTGGCTGATCACTAGTCGTACAGTGATGGGTCGCGTTATAACTATTTATATTTAAAGTAATGATTAAAATAATGGTTGAAAAGTATCGATTTAAGTAGTACAGCGCAAAAACCTGTCTTTTGCATTCTTCAGTTGGAATACTGAGAATTCATTCCCTCATGGGTGACGATCGGCAAGGCATTAAACATCAAATCCTGCATTTGCTCAAGAGGCAAGGTGCACAAACAGCAACGGCACTCGCTGATCAATTGCAGGTGTCACCTATGGCAATTCGTCAGCATCTACAATCACTGAAGGCAGAACAGTGGGTAACGTATCAGGAAGAGCGACGACCCTTAGGACGACCTGTCAAGTTGTGGCAACTGACTCCGCAGTCGGGGCAGTGGTTTCCTGATAGTCACACTGAACTACTGGTGGATATCTTGTGCAGTATTAAAGCGATGTTTGGTGCTGATGGCATCGATCGGTTAATGCTCGATCGCAGTCAACGGCAAACACAAACCTATCGATCGAAGGTGAATGAATGGTCTGATCCTAATTTGGGGGCTGTTTCGGATTTACTGGATTGGCAACGGCGTGTGAATGCTCTTGCCCACCTGCGCACCCAAGAGGGGTATATGGCTGAAGTGGTTGAGCAACCCGAAGGTGCGTTATTACTAATCGAAAATCACTGTCCTATTTGTGCAGCAGCTCAAATTTGTCAAAACTTGTGCAGTACTGAACTGGAAGTGTTCCGAGCAGTTTTGGGTGCAACAGTAACGGTAGAACGAGTTGAGCACATTTTGCAGGGCGATCGCCGCTGTACGTATCGAATCCAGGGGTAAAGCCAGACCAGAAACCATCTATAAAACAGAAGACCCAGAGCAGCATTGTCGATAGATTACTATCAGATTACTATCCATTACTTCTCGATAGTCACCAATAGTGCCCTTGGTCATGCTGCGCTGCAAATCAGCTTCTGCATAGTTGGGGTAAGCTGTAGCGCTCGATCGAAATCTTGAATGGCTCCCTTTAAACCATCATTATAGATATGCGAATCATGCCACGCCGCCGATAAGCAGCGATAAACTCTGGCTGACTTTTAAGTTGCTTGACTGAAACTGACGATCGTGTGGTTTAAATCACCATGCAATGTGCGACTACCTTGTTCTTCTAAGTCACTTCTATGGACTCACCTCTCTTAGTACGTTTCAAAAGTGGAAAGCCTAACTCTTCTCGCTGCGCTAAGTAAAGTTGAGCAACCTGGCGTGCCAAGCCTCGAATCTTCAAAATATATCGAGTTCGCTCTGTTACAGAAATCACCCCTCTAGCATCCAGCAAATTGAACGTGTGAGAACACTTCAACACCTGATCATATGCAGGCAGTACTAAACCCTTCTGCATCAAGCGTTCCGCCTCTTGTTCATAAAGAGTGAACAGTGTAAACAGTTTCTCTGGATCGGATACCTCAAAATTGTAGATGGAACCTTCGATCTCGCCTTGCAAATGCACATCGCCGTAAGTGATGTCATCATTCCATTGAAGATCAAAGAATGAGTCCACCCCTTGAATGTACATGGTCAATCGCTCTAATCCATAAGTGATTTCAACTGAAACAGGCCGACAATCGATTCCTCCACACTGCTGAAAGTAGGTGAATTGAGTCACTTCCATGCCGTCGAGCCAAACCTCCCAGCCTACTCCCCAAGCTCCAACAGCCGCATCTTCCCAGTTGTCTTCCACAAATCGGATATCGTGATCTTCTGGTCGAATGCCCAACCCTCTCAAAGAGTCCAAATACAGTTCAAGAATATTATCTGGTGAGGGTTTAATGAGAACTTGGTACTGATAGTAGTGCTGCACCCGATTTGGATTTTCCCCATATCGCCCATCGGCTGGACGACGACACGGTTCTACATACGCAACCGACCAAGGTTCCGGTCCCAAGGCTCTTAAAAATGTATGCGGACTTTTTGTTCCTGCACCTTTCTCAGTGTCATAGGGTTGAACAATTAGGCAGCCGCAATCTGCCCAAAACTGATGAAGGGTTGTAATAATCGATTGAAAATTCACAAGCTGTCCTCAACAAGCAATACAACTCTATGACGAGTCGATTAAAATTGTCGCTTAAGATTGGGCTGACAGACGAATGACTAATTACCTAAAGACTTCAATAGATAATTAGAAGAGCAAAACACTGGACTTAAGAAGCTTTAGAACCTGTCCTCAAAATATTTTTTGGAAACCGTTGACAAATCTGAGCAGAGTTAGCTATCTTGGTAAAGCGGTCGAGAGGGGCGAAGCGAAGCGAGAGCGGAGCGAATGCCTTCAAGGCGCGCCGAACCTAGATAAATAAATAGTTTGAAAGCCAGAATAGCATCAAGAGCCTGTAAAAGTAAATGACTCTTCGGAGGGAGTTTCGAAGAGGGATTGAAAAGGAGCTACTGTTGAAGGGACTGGGTGAATAGCCAGTTCAGATAATTCAGCGGTAGTGGATGAAGAAGCCAACAAACTCAAGACAACATGGAGAGTTTGATCCTGGCTCAGGATGAACGCTGGCGGTCTGCTTAACACATGCAAGTCGAACGGGATTCTTCGGAATCTAGTGGCGGACGGGTGAGTAACGCGTGAGAATCTGCCCTTAGGAGGGGGATAACGGTTGGAAACGACCGCTAATACCGCATATGCCGAGAGGTGAAAGGATTTATTGCCTGAGGATGAGCTCGCGTCGGATTAGCTAGTTGGTGGGGTAAGAGCCTACCAAGGCGACGATCCGTAGCTGGTCTGAGAGGATGACCAGCCACACTGGGACTGAGACACGGCCCAGACTCCTACGGGAGGCAGCAGTGGGGAATTTTCCGCAATGGGCGCAAGCCTGACGGAGCAAGACCGCGTGAGGGAAGACGGTCTGTGGATTGTAAACCTCTTTTGATAGGGAAGAAGGACTGACGGTACCTATCGAATCAGCCTCGGCTAACTCCGTGCCAGCAGCCGCGGTAATACGGAGGAGGCAAGCGTTATCCGGAATTATTGGGCGTAAAGCGTCCGTAGGTGGTTGGTCAAGTCAGCTGTTAAAGCGCGGAGCTTAACTCCGTAAGGGCAGTTGAAACTGGTCAGCTAGAGTGCGATAGGGGCAAGGGGAATTCCCAGTGTAGCGGTGAAATGCGTAGATATTGGGAAGAACACCGGTGGCGAAAGCGCCTTGCTGGGTCTGCACTGACACTGAGGGACGAAAGCTAGGGGAGCGAAAGGGATTAGATACCCCTGTAGTCCTAGCTGTAAACGATGGGTACTAGGCGTTGTCCGTATCGACCCGGACAGTGCCGTAGCTAACGCGTTAAGTACCCCGCCTGGGGAGTACGCTCGCAAGAGTGAAACTCAAAGGAATTGACGGGGGCCCGCACAAGCGGTGGAGTATGTGGTTTAATTCGATGCAACGCGAAGAACCTTACCAGGGTTTGACATGTCCGGAACCCTTGTGAAAGCGAGGGGTGCCTTCGGGAGCCGGAGCACAGGTGGTGCATGGCTGTCGTCAGCTCGTGTCGTGAGATGTTGGGTTAAGTCCCGCAACGAGCGCAACCCTCGTTCTTAGTTGCCAGCATTCAGTTGGGCACTCTGAGGAGACTGCCGGTGACAAACCGGAGGAAGGTGGGGATGACGTCAAGTCAGCATGCCCCTTACGCCCTGGGCTACACACGTACTACAATGCTTCGGACAAAGGGTTGCCAACTGGCGACAGTGAGCTAATCCCGTAAACCGAGGCTCAGTTCAGATTGCAGGCTGCAACTCGCCTGCATGAAGGCGGAATCGCTAGTAATCGCCGGTCAGCATACGGCGGTGAATACGTTCCCGGGCCTTGTACACACCGCCCGTCACACCATGGGAGTTGGCCACGCCCGAAGTCGTTACTCCAACCGATTCTGTCGGAGGAGGACGCCGAAGGCAGGGCTGATGACTGGGGTGAAGTCGTAACAAGGTAGCCGTACCGGAAGGTGTGGCTGGATCACCTCCTTTATAGGGAGACCTCCCGACTCTACGCCTGAAAGCGACGTGCGATTAAGGTAAGAGTTGGTCATCCCAAGGTCGGTCAGGCAGTGGTGCAGAGGCTTTCAAACTAGCTGGTTCGGTTCATGGGCTATTAGCTCAGGTGGTTAGAGCGCACCCCTGATAAGGGTGAGGTCCCTGGTTCGAGTCCAGGATGGCCCACCTTGGCAAGAGGGAAGAGGGAAGAAGGGAAACAGAAGAGAGCCTGATTTTCTTTGGTTTTGAATCTTCCGGATTCAATCTTCGACATGGGGGTTTAGCTCAGTTGGTAGAGCGCCTGCTTTGCAAGCAGGATGTCAGCGGTTCGAGTCCGCTAACCTCCACTGGGATTACCGCCCAAGGTGAGTAGTTATTGAGTAGTTATTAGGAGACATTCAGCACCTGGTCTTGAGGCTTGAGGGAAGCGCGCAAGAGAGACTGCTGGATGCTATCCAGCCAGGACCTAGAAAACTGCATAGCAAGAAATAGTCAGGTAGCAACAACAGATACCAATGTTGACATGGTCAAGCTAGAAAGGGCTGATGGTGGATACCTAGGCACACAGAGGCGAAGAAGGACGTGGTTACCGACGATATGCGCCGGGGAGTTGGAAGCAAGCAGTGATCCGGCGGTTTCCGAATGGGGCAACCCTAGTAAACGGTCATCTGAATACATAGGATGACACGAGCGAACCGGGCGAATTGAAACATCTTAGTAGCCCGAGGAAGAGAAAGCAAACGCGATTCCCTTAGTAGCGGCGAGCGAAGCGGGAACAGCCTAAACCGATGGTTTTAACTGTCGGGGTTGTGGGACAGCAACAAGAGCGCGAGCGGTTAGACGAAGCACTTGAAAGGTGCACCAGAGGAGGTAAAAGTCCTGTAGTCGAAAACTTAACGCATCTAGCTGCATCCCGAGTAGCCCGGAGCACGTGGAATTCCGGGTGAATCTGCGAGGACCACCTCGTAAGGCTAAATACTCCTGTGTGACCGATAGTGAACCAGTACCGCGAGGGAACGGTGAAAAGAACCCCGGGAGGGGAGTGAAATAGAACATGAAACCATCAGCTTACAAGCAATCGAAGCCCGATTAAACGGGTGACGGTGTGCCTGTTGAAGAATGAGCCGGCGACTTATAGGCAGTGGCAGATTAAGACGAATATGTCGAAGTCAAAGCGAAAGCGAGTCTGAAGAGGGCGAGCGTCACTGTTTATAGACCCGAACCCGGGTGATCTAACCATGGGCAGGATGAAGCTTGGGTAAAGCCAAGTGGAGGTCCGAACCGACCGATGTTGAAAAATCGGCGGATGACCTGTGGTTAGGGGTGAAATGCCAATCGAACCCGGAGCTAGCTGGTTCTCCCCGAAATGTGTTGAGGCGCAGCGGTTGTGACTATAGCTGGGGGGTAAAGCACTGATTCGGTGCGGGCTGCGAGAGCGGTACCAAATCGAGTCAAACTCTGAATACCCAGTGGACACACAACCAGTGAGACGGTGGGGGATAAGCTTCATCGTCAAGAGGGAAACAGCCCAGACCACCAGCTAAGGTCCCCAAATCGTCATTCAGTGGCAAAGGAGGTGGGAGTGCCCAGACAACCAGGAGGTTTGCCTAGAAGCAGCCACCCTTAAAAGAGTGCGTAATAGCTCACTGGTCAAGCGCTCCTGCGCCGAAAATGAATGGGACTAAATGACGTACCGAAGCTGTGGGATTAGCGTAAGTTAATCGGTAGGGGAGCGTTCTGTAGTAGTGCGAAGCATCAGCGGAAGCAGGTGTGGACGAAGCAGAAGTGAGAATGTCGGCTTGAGTAGCGAAAACATTGGTGAGAATCCAATGCCCCGAAATCCTAAGGGTTCCTCCGGAAGGCTCGTCCGCGGAGGGTTAGTCGGGACCTAAGGCGAGGGCGAAAGCCGTAGTCGATGGACAATCGGTCAACATTCCGATACCGATTTGACGTTGTGCCGAGGGACGGAGAAGGCTAGCACAGCCAGAAGATGGTTACTGGTGCAAGCGTGCGAGGCGATGAGGAGCGGCGAAAACGCTCCGAGCTGAGGCGTGAGACCGAGGGGATACGTCCCCGAAGTGTGTGATGTCAGGCTTCCAAGAAAAGCTCGAACCACGTTAACGTCAAATTGCCCGTACCCGAAACCGACACAGGTAGGATGGTTGAGAATACTCAGGGGCGCGAGATAACTCTCTCTAAGGAACTCGGCAAAATGGCCCCGTAACTTCGGGAGAAGGGGTGCCACCGCGAGGTGGTCGCAGTGAAGAGGCCCAGGCGACTGTTTACCAAAAACACAGGTCTCCGCGAAGTCGCAAGACGAAGTATGGGGGCTGACGCCTGCCCAGTGCCGGAAGGTTAAGGAAGTCGGTCAGGCGCAAGCTGAAGCTGGCGACTGAAGCCCCGGTGAACGGCGGCCGTAACTATAACGGTCCTAAGGTAGCGAAATTCCTTGTCGGGTAAGTTCCGACCCGCACGAAAGGCGTAACGATCTGGGCGCTGTCTCGGAGAGAGGCTCGGCGAAATAGGAGTGTCTGTGAAGATACGGACTACCTGCACCTGGACAGAAAGACCCTATGAAGCTTTACTGTAGCCTGGTATTGGGTTCGGGCTTTGCTTGCGCAGGATAGGTGGGAGGCGCAGAAGCATCTCTTGTGGGAGGTGTGGAGCCAACGGTGAGATACCACTCTGGCAGAGCTAGAATTCTAACCCTTACCCGTGATCCGGGAAGGGAACAGTATCAGGTGGGCAGTTTGACTGGGGCGGTCGCCTCCTAAATGGTAACGGAGGCGCGCAAAGGTTCCCTCCGGCTGGTTGGAAATCAGCCTGAGAGTGCAAAGGCATAAGGGAGCTTGACTGTGAGAGTGACAACTCGAACAGGGACGAAAGTCGGCCTTAGTGATCCGACGGCACTGAGTGGAAGGGCCGTCGCTCAACGGATAAAAGTTACTCTAGGGATAACAGGCTGATCTCCGCCAAGAGTTCACATCGACGCGGAGGTTTGGCACCTCGATGTCGGCTCATCGCAACCTGGGGCGGTAGTACGTCCCAAGGGTTGGGCTGTTCGCCCATTAAAGCGGTACGTGAGCTGGGTTCAGAACGTCGTGAGACAGTTCGGTCCATATCCGGTGCAGGCGCAAGAGCATTG
This genomic interval carries:
- the glyQ gene encoding glycine--tRNA ligase subunit alpha, giving the protein MNFQSIITTLHQFWADCGCLIVQPYDTEKGAGTKSPHTFLRALGPEPWSVAYVEPCRRPADGRYGENPNRVQHYYQYQVLIKPSPDNILELYLDSLRGLGIRPEDHDIRFVEDNWEDAAVGAWGVGWEVWLDGMEVTQFTYFQQCGGIDCRPVSVEITYGLERLTMYIQGVDSFFDLQWNDDITYGDVHLQGEIEGSIYNFEVSDPEKLFTLFTLYEQEAERLMQKGLVLPAYDQVLKCSHTFNLLDARGVISVTERTRYILKIRGLARQVAQLYLAQREELGFPLLKRTKRGESIEVT
- a CDS encoding helix-turn-helix transcriptional regulator gives rise to the protein MGDDRQGIKHQILHLLKRQGAQTATALADQLQVSPMAIRQHLQSLKAEQWVTYQEERRPLGRPVKLWQLTPQSGQWFPDSHTELLVDILCSIKAMFGADGIDRLMLDRSQRQTQTYRSKVNEWSDPNLGAVSDLLDWQRRVNALAHLRTQEGYMAEVVEQPEGALLLIENHCPICAAAQICQNLCSTELEVFRAVLGATVTVERVEHILQGDRRCTYRIQG